A single genomic interval of Helicoverpa zea isolate HzStark_Cry1AcR chromosome 19, ilHelZeax1.1, whole genome shotgun sequence harbors:
- the LOC124639717 gene encoding N-acetylglucosaminyl-phosphatidylinositol de-N-acetylase, which translates to MVLADPPYDIEYYYSLYPTLLAELLLYFRNFALYISLWVFGYLCVCCLVYRRYARRLPTRTRGALGARRVLVVVAHPDDECMFFGPTIFRLCEQGADVHVLCLSNGNFGGKGKIRRKELWEACLELGVPNQNICIIMDDRLKDNPRIQWPVPVIAKLIHHHVEVIDVDTLVTFDRGGVSGHANHSAVFYAVAYMFVEKLIPQRCTVYTLDSVNIFRKYIGFLDLPLSFLLSSKRYFLRWTESRRIVRAMKRHRSQMVWFRYLYVFFSRYMIINTLRRISLADIELELEVDD; encoded by the exons ATGGTACTTGCTGACCCGCCATACGACATAGAATACTACTACAGTTTGTACCCGACACTGCTCGCGGAACTGTTGTTGTATTTTAGGAATTTTGCTTTGTATATAAGCTTATGGGTGTTCGGGTACTTGTGTGTGTGCTGTTTGGTGTATCGGCGGTATGCGAGGCGGCTGCCGACACGGACTCGCGGCGCACTTGGCGCGAGACGAGTGTTGGTGGTCGTAGCTCACCCGGATGACGAGTGCATGTTTTTCGGGCCCACAATCTTCAGATTGTGCGAGCAAGGTGCTGACGTACACGTACTGTGCTTATCAAATG GTAACTTTGGAGGTAAAGGAAAAATAAGACGGAAGGAACTATGGGAGGCATGTCTAGAACTTGGCGTACCAAACCagaatatttgtataataatggATGACCGGCTGAAGGACAACCCGAGGATCCAGTGGCCTGTACCGGTGATAGCTAAGCTGATACATCATCATGTAGAAGTGATAGATGTAGATACGCTGGTTACGTTTGATAGAGGCGGCGTGTCGGGCCATGCTAATCACTCCGCTGTATTTTATGCAGTCGCTTATATGTTTGTTGAGAAATTAATACCACAGA GATGTACAGTATACACATTAGATTCAGTAAATATATTCAGGAAGTACATAGGCTTCCTGGATCTGCCACTTAGTTTTTTACTTTCTTCTAAAAG ATACTTCCTCCGCTGGACGGAAAGCCGGCGCATAGTCCGCGCGATGAAGCGACACCGTTCCCAAATGGTGTGGTTCCGCTACCTCTACGTGTTCTTCTCACGATACATGATCATCAACACCCTCAGACGAATCAGCTTAGCAGACATTGAGCTTGAGCTGGAGGTAGACGATTGA
- the LOC124639719 gene encoding vacuolar protein sorting-associated protein 37C, whose protein sequence is MIQPDYPSALGLLAHLNSDELKEMLNDDAKFDSVLKDVKQVKDWETEREMTIASNRSLAEFNLGKEPELEEAKAQVQEKSEMGEQLCSRIQELLEEYKTKSAGISPDTTQALLQTAAAESEEQSENLAQDFLSGKITVEKFLEDFEPARKNMHLRKFKAEKMAELLRSGNQNSFGNGYAKPYLPYPSYGQPQGVPNVPYPMGPLNMPMPGMYGNHF, encoded by the exons ATGATACAGCCGGACTACCCGTCAGCCTTGGGCTTGCTGGCTCATTTGAACTCAGACGAGCTTAAAGAAATGTTAAATGATGACGCTAAATTCGACAGTGTACTGAAGGATGTAAAACAg GTCAAAGATTGGGAGACAGAGCGGGAGATGACAATAGCCAGCAACAGATCTCTGGCAGAGTTCAACCTGGGCAAGGAGCCAGAGCTTGAGGAGGCAAAGGCTCAGGTCCAGGAGAAGTCGGAGATGGGAGAACAACTGTGCTCTCGTATTCAAGAACTGCTGGAGGAATATA AAACAAAATCGGCGGGCATATCACCAGACACAACTCAAGCTCTACTTCAAACAGCTGCCGCAGAATCCGAGGAGCAATCGGAGAATCTAGCACAAGACTTCCTCTCAGGGAAGATAACCGTTGAGAAATTCCTTGAAGACTTTGAACCAGCTCGCAAGAACATGCATTTAAGGAAGTTCAAAGCCGAGAAAATGGCTGAACTGCTCAGGTCTGGAAATCAGAATTCATTCGGTAACGGATATGCTAAACCGTACCTGCCATACCCAAGCTATGGGCAGCCTCAGGGAGTTCCTAATGTGCCATACCCCATGGGACCACTGAACATGCCAATGCCGGGCATGTATGGTAACCACTTCTGA